In Nitrospiria bacterium, the genomic stretch GGGTATGTCCGGATTACCGGCCGGCTGAAGGAAATGATCATTCACGGCGGGGAGAAGATCTATCCGCGGGAGATCGAGGACTACCTTTTCACGCATCCTAAAGTGGCGGAAGTGGCCGTGTTCGGTATCCCGGATAAATATTACGGCGAAGAAGTGGCGGCCTGGATTCAGCTGCGTTCGGGCGAAATCGCCACCGAAGAGGAAATCAGGGCATTCTGCAAGGGCAAGATCGCCCACTATAAAATCCCGCATTACATCTGGTTTGTGGAGGAGTTCCCGATGACCGTCACCGGCAAATTTCAGAAATTCCGCATGCGGGAAATCGCCATGGAAAAACTCCGGCCCGGGACGGCGCCGTGAATTACGGACGGGGCTGGCCGGCGCAAGACGAGGGTCTGCTCCGGTCCGCTCCGGCCGGGTTGGGCTCTTTCCATGATTTTTTGGCAGGATTGGTTTGGGTCGGCTTGCTCAAAATTACCAAACGATCGTGACGCCGTGGTGCTTTATCCCTTGGGGTGTTTCGAGCGTAATATTATGGTGGCAACCGACTACGAAGGGCATGTGGGGGATGGTCACCGATACCGCAACCGGAACCTCCTTCGGAGTGCAATCCTTCCCCGCGGGGAAATCCTGACTCTTGGGTTTCAGTTTCACGAAAACGTCCGTATTGGAGTCCCGGAGATTCACCTCTCCCTCTACCCCGTCGCAAGTATTATGGAGGGCCATGACTTCGACGATTCTAATCGAAGTCCCCACGCTCCAGATCTTTGAATCGACGGGTTCCAGATCGGCGGGCAAGGTCTCGATTGTGAATTTAGGCTGCTGTTCTGCGTTGGCTCCCCGGCCGCAAGCCAATATCATGAGGGTCAAGAAAAAGGCGGAGAAGTTTCGGATCGGCTTTTGCGTCATTTTCGAAACCGTTTGACTTTGTATCTTAGTATCTTCGGTCTTCTCAATCTCAAGGATAGCAGTAATTGAGCCGCTGTCAAGGCGGGTAAGATCCATCTTCATCGGAGAATTGGCCGACCGCTTCCGGATTGAAGATCGTCAAAAGGGCTTCCGGGCCAGATAGGTGAGGGAGTCGTGCGGAGTGTCGCCGGCGACTTCGCGCCCGCTCAGGTCAAAAACGGTTGCGCGGGGCAGAAACCCCGCGGCGCCCAGTTGCGCTCGCTGGCCGTCGACCGAGATGTAATAGAGCATCGTCGCGTAGTCGTGGCATACGTCGTTGACGATCGCGTATTCGGGCGTTTGCCGTTCCCGGGGTTTAAGACGAACGCGGTTGACCGCGCGCGTCGCGGTTTGGACGCAAAAGCGGGCCGATCTCACGGCCAGTTTAAACGGATTCTTTGTAAACGAAAAATCCGGAAACCGGAACCAGGTTTTGTAGAGGGCGTTGTCCCTGTTGTACGTCGAAAAAATAAAAAAGCCGCCCGGCTCCAGGAGACGATGGGCCGTTTTCAAGACGGCCAGCCGCCCGGCATGATCGACCATGCTGATCCCGTTGCAC encodes the following:
- a CDS encoding class I SAM-dependent methyltransferase, translated to MKKNLIDGINKKTMQASVADYSALKGLSPPEEAALAACGDCVRGRPILDLGVGAGRTVEALRAISADYIGVDYVEEMVAFCRRRFPGVRFEHADARSLTRFRDHTFALVVFACNGISMVDHAGRLAVLKTAHRLLEPGGFFIFSTYNRDNALYKTWFRFPDFSFTKNPFKLAVRSARFCVQTATRAVNRVRLKPRERQTPEYAIVNDVCHDYATMLYYISVDGQRAQLGAAGFLPRATVFDLSGREVAGDTPHDSLTYLARKPF